From Trueperaceae bacterium, the proteins below share one genomic window:
- a CDS encoding D-tagatose 3-epimerase, whose product MKFSICNELFKSWPIERIAYFVAELGYEGLELAPFTLCDLVTDLSLGDRRRIRRSIEGAGLKIVGLHWLLAETVGFNLNDADPAIRQRTTDYLLALIDCCADLGGEVLVFGSPQQRNVPDGLTKKEAWSSAVEILNQCGIHSLERGVVFCVEPLSHNETNFLVDVSDAANLVRAVDHPNLRMMVDTKAMSYTPSPIPDQIRSVSPLFHHVHLNDPNLRGPGMGDMDFRPILQVLSDLNYEAWLSVEVFDFSPGAETTARESLTYLKGLEKLLLSQ is encoded by the coding sequence ATGAAGTTCTCCATCTGCAACGAACTATTCAAAAGCTGGCCAATAGAACGAATAGCCTATTTTGTAGCTGAATTGGGTTACGAAGGCCTCGAGCTTGCGCCCTTCACACTGTGTGACCTCGTCACGGACCTTTCGCTGGGGGACCGTCGCCGAATCCGCCGATCCATCGAGGGTGCTGGCTTAAAAATTGTTGGCCTTCACTGGTTATTGGCTGAAACAGTGGGCTTTAACCTCAATGATGCTGACCCAGCAATCCGTCAGCGTACAACTGATTACCTATTAGCTCTAATTGACTGTTGTGCTGATCTCGGTGGAGAAGTATTAGTTTTTGGTTCGCCACAGCAACGAAATGTTCCTGACGGACTCACAAAAAAGGAAGCTTGGTCCTCGGCAGTGGAGATCCTTAATCAATGTGGAATTCACTCTTTGGAGCGGGGTGTAGTGTTCTGCGTTGAACCCCTTAGTCACAACGAGACAAACTTCCTTGTTGACGTGAGCGACGCAGCGAATTTAGTTCGGGCGGTAGATCATCCAAACTTACGAATGATGGTCGATACCAAGGCAATGAGTTATACCCCGAGTCCGATCCCGGACCAAATCCGTAGTGTTAGCCCTCTCTTCCATCACGTGCATTTGAATGACCCTAACCTCCGTGGTCCAGGAATGGGTGACATGGACTTCAGACCAATACTCCAAGTGCTCAGTGACCTTAATTATGAAGCCTGGTTATCTGTCGAAGTATTCGATTTCTCACCAGGTGCCGAGACTACTGCCCGCGAGAGCTTAACGTACTTGAAAGGATTGGAAAAACTACTCTTAAGTCAATAA
- a CDS encoding rhamnulokinase, translating into MKTTTNVLAVDLGASSGRVILGRFDGNSIELSELHRFPNDPITSRGSVYWDVLLLWEEMKRGFRAYTQKVGGVPDGIGIDTWGVDYCLLDKAGALISNPYHYRDSRTEGMIDRVLESVSRERIYGVTGIQFMQLNTLDQLTSMVVNEDPQLEQADRLLFIPDLFNYWLTGRPVSEYTVASTSQLLDAKTRQWSKELVSELGIPTRILPKLIQPGQLIGRVLTDVASEVGFEGEVPVFAVASHDTGSAVAAVPDLDRDSAYLSSGTWTLMGAEIPEAILTDHALERNFTNEGGVGGTIRLLKNVAGLWLLQESRRQWQREGHDYTWEELEIEAERAEPFRSLIDPDHSDFIPMGDLPGAIRTFCRRTNQPEPTTVGAIVRCCLESIALRYRWVLSALEGLLGTPLTTLRIVGGGSQNRLLNRFTANACTRTVIAGPVEAAALGNIVLQLIAAGQLPDLASGRTVIANSFELERFEPTNTEVWTEAYERFLVIIS; encoded by the coding sequence GTGAAGACCACGACAAACGTATTGGCTGTGGATTTAGGAGCCTCAAGTGGAAGAGTCATCCTCGGCCGCTTTGATGGTAATAGTATAGAGCTTTCTGAACTCCACCGATTCCCTAACGACCCAATTACAAGCCGCGGTAGCGTCTACTGGGACGTCCTACTTTTATGGGAAGAGATGAAACGTGGCTTCCGGGCGTATACCCAAAAAGTAGGTGGTGTTCCTGATGGGATTGGTATCGATACTTGGGGTGTTGATTACTGTTTGCTTGACAAGGCAGGGGCGCTCATCAGCAATCCGTATCATTATCGGGACTCACGGACAGAGGGAATGATAGATCGGGTGCTGGAGAGCGTTTCACGCGAACGCATTTACGGTGTGACTGGTATTCAGTTCATGCAACTTAATACCCTAGATCAACTTACGAGCATGGTGGTTAATGAAGACCCCCAATTAGAACAAGCTGACAGGTTACTTTTTATTCCCGATCTGTTTAACTACTGGCTTACTGGTCGCCCTGTTTCCGAGTACACTGTTGCTTCTACCAGTCAACTTCTAGATGCAAAAACCCGGCAGTGGTCAAAGGAACTTGTTAGTGAACTGGGGATACCTACTCGCATTCTGCCCAAGTTGATTCAGCCTGGTCAATTGATTGGGCGTGTACTTACAGACGTTGCTTCAGAAGTAGGTTTCGAAGGTGAGGTTCCGGTGTTTGCTGTGGCTAGCCACGACACTGGTAGTGCCGTGGCTGCTGTTCCTGATCTCGATCGTGATAGTGCTTACCTCAGTAGTGGAACGTGGACCTTGATGGGTGCGGAGATTCCTGAGGCGATCCTGACAGATCATGCGTTAGAGCGGAACTTTACTAACGAGGGTGGTGTTGGCGGTACTATCCGTCTCCTAAAGAACGTTGCTGGCCTCTGGTTATTACAAGAAAGCCGTAGGCAGTGGCAGCGCGAGGGTCACGATTACACTTGGGAGGAATTAGAGATCGAGGCAGAGCGAGCAGAGCCATTTCGTAGCCTAATAGACCCTGATCACAGTGATTTTATTCCCATGGGTGACCTTCCGGGTGCCATCCGGACCTTCTGTCGTCGGACTAACCAGCCCGAACCCACTACCGTTGGGGCTATAGTTCGATGTTGCCTTGAAAGCATCGCACTCCGCTACCGTTGGGTTCTTAGCGCTCTAGAAGGGTTATTAGGTACGCCGTTAACAACCCTACGCATCGTAGGTGGCGGTAGTCAAAACCGACTTCTTAACCGATTTACTGCTAATGCGTGCACACGGACAGTCATCGCCGGTCCAGTTGAAGCAGCTGCACTCGGCAACATTGTTTTACAGTTGATCGCAGCAGGACAACTGCCTGATCTCGCGTCAGGCCGCACTGTAATTGCTAACTCATTCGAACTGGAAAGGTTCGAGCCTACAAATACCGAGGTTTGGACCGAGGCTTACGAACGATTCCTGGTAATTATTTCGTAA
- a CDS encoding bifunctional rhamnulose-1-phosphate aldolase/short-chain dehydrogenase produces the protein MPVNLWNSDEAPSGEGLSALAHRSRLLGQDRAICNIYGGNTSVKTIEMDHRGQQVEVLWVKGSGSDLANIDEDGFAGLRMDDILPLLERESMTDEEMVTYLSHSLHAVDRPRQSIETLLHGFTPGDHVDHTHPDAVISLACAVNGRSICEKLWGSRMVWVDYIRPGFMLSKWIGDGIRANPKAELVIMAKHGLVTWGSTSRQTYDRTIGIIQEAENYIEEKRSDRKVFTGVDVPALPEDEKASILNAILPELRGWLSTRQAAILTVDSSPEVLNYVGTTAARDLSQIGAACPDHLVHTKRQPLFIEWKPNDGTATLLKKLEVGLKTYVESYETYFKANKIEGDKIFDPYPRVVLIPGLGMINAGSDSKNADVSRQLYRRAINVIEGSEVLGGFESLTSEEAYAIEYWPLELYKLTLKPPPLEMGGRVAVITGGASGIGRATARRLAQDQAHVAILDINNEGAHVVAEELNASHGPGTAIAIHCNVTDEVAVEKAFVEVVKTWGGADVVVSNAGFANAGPIETSTASDWDKIMAIMGYGYFLVSREAFRIWRRQGTGGSLIYVASKNSVYAGKNNLAYSAVKAAELHMARCLAEEGGSAGIRVNAVLPDAVLRDSGIWDGGWRGDRAASYGVAPEELDDVYRNRTTLKVSVYPEHIAEAISFLAGPRASRTTGGALTVDGGVSGAYLR, from the coding sequence ATGCCAGTAAACTTGTGGAATTCAGACGAGGCACCTTCAGGAGAAGGTTTATCTGCTCTTGCTCATCGCTCGAGACTCTTAGGTCAGGACAGAGCTATTTGCAACATCTATGGTGGCAACACCAGCGTAAAGACCATAGAGATGGATCATCGAGGTCAGCAGGTTGAGGTGCTGTGGGTCAAGGGTTCAGGCAGTGATCTTGCGAATATTGATGAGGATGGTTTTGCTGGGTTGCGCATGGACGATATCCTGCCTCTCCTCGAACGGGAATCGATGACTGATGAGGAGATGGTTACCTATCTATCGCATTCGTTACATGCTGTTGATCGGCCTCGTCAAAGTATTGAGACGCTTCTTCACGGTTTTACTCCTGGCGACCACGTTGATCATACCCACCCGGATGCCGTCATAAGCCTGGCATGTGCGGTAAACGGCCGCAGTATATGTGAGAAACTATGGGGAAGTCGCATGGTTTGGGTTGATTATATTCGGCCGGGATTCATGCTATCAAAATGGATTGGTGACGGCATACGGGCCAATCCTAAAGCCGAGTTGGTGATCATGGCTAAACATGGTCTTGTCACCTGGGGAAGTACTAGTCGCCAAACTTACGATCGCACGATCGGCATTATCCAAGAAGCTGAGAACTATATTGAGGAAAAACGTTCGGACCGCAAGGTATTTACGGGAGTCGATGTTCCTGCTCTACCGGAGGATGAGAAGGCTTCAATACTGAATGCCATTCTTCCGGAGTTAAGAGGCTGGTTGAGTACACGACAGGCTGCTATCCTTACTGTAGACAGTAGCCCTGAGGTCCTTAATTACGTCGGTACTACAGCCGCTCGTGATCTTTCGCAGATAGGGGCAGCCTGCCCAGATCACCTGGTCCACACCAAGAGACAACCTCTCTTTATTGAATGGAAACCCAACGATGGTACTGCCACTCTTCTGAAGAAGCTTGAGGTAGGCCTAAAAACCTATGTTGAGTCTTACGAGACCTACTTCAAAGCGAACAAGATTGAGGGCGATAAGATATTTGATCCCTACCCCCGAGTTGTCCTAATTCCAGGCCTAGGAATGATTAATGCTGGATCTGACAGTAAGAATGCCGACGTCAGTCGTCAACTATACCGGCGAGCCATAAACGTCATTGAAGGTAGTGAGGTGTTAGGTGGTTTTGAGAGCCTAACTTCAGAGGAGGCCTATGCGATTGAGTACTGGCCTCTCGAACTATATAAATTAACTCTTAAACCACCACCACTAGAGATGGGTGGACGGGTTGCAGTAATCACTGGTGGTGCAAGCGGCATTGGTCGCGCCACTGCCAGGCGCTTGGCACAAGACCAAGCACACGTCGCTATTCTAGACATCAACAATGAGGGGGCCCACGTTGTTGCTGAGGAACTAAATGCTTCCCATGGTCCGGGCACAGCAATAGCAATTCACTGCAACGTTACTGATGAAGTTGCTGTTGAAAAGGCGTTCGTTGAGGTCGTAAAGACCTGGGGTGGCGCTGACGTGGTTGTTTCAAACGCAGGCTTTGCTAATGCTGGGCCTATAGAGACCTCTACAGCGAGCGATTGGGACAAAATCATGGCGATTATGGGCTATGGATATTTCCTTGTTAGCCGCGAGGCATTCCGCATATGGAGGCGGCAAGGTACAGGTGGCAGCCTCATTTACGTAGCCAGCAAGAACAGTGTCTACGCTGGAAAGAACAATCTTGCTTACAGTGCGGTCAAAGCTGCAGAGTTGCATATGGCTCGTTGTCTTGCTGAGGAAGGCGGTTCAGCCGGCATCCGCGTCAACGCTGTCCTGCCTGACGCTGTACTACGCGATAGTGGAATTTGGGATGGCGGGTGGCGGGGCGATCGGGCCGCTAGTTACGGTGTGGCTCCAGAAGAACTTGATGACGTCTACCGAAATAGAACAACCTTAAAAGTTAGCGTCTACCCTGAACACATTGCCGAGGCAATATCTTTTTTAGCGGGACCTCGGGCCAGTCGCACGACCGGTGGTGCGCTAACGGTTGATGGTGGAGTGAGTGGAGCTTACCTCCGGTGA
- the rhaI gene encoding L-rhamnose isomerase, whose protein sequence is MASTATLSERLETQDRNINDVKDALSQQAIETPSWGYQNSGTRFKTFPWPGAARNAEEKIDDASTVHKFTGVAPSVALHIPWDKVDDYDALKRYATDRGIHLGAVNPNVFQEEEYRLGSLGHPDPTVRRQALDHLLECVDIMGRTNSTDLSLWFADGTNYVGQDDIRRRKNTFLEGLRSVYEALPEGSRMLVEYKFFEPGFYHTDIADWGMAFSMCLKLGSKAEVLVDMGHHAQGTNIEHIVSFLLDEGRLGGFHFNNRRYADDDLIVGTVNPLELFCVYHELVKAELSEESTLRERAKRIAYMIDQCHNVEGKVGAMMWSVINCQTAYAKALLVDHDSLRMHQTAGNVLAAHRTLMDAFELDVRPLLAEIREEQGRHPDPMQALKESRYEEIIAKERGKDGSGSGFPT, encoded by the coding sequence ATGGCATCAACCGCAACTCTAAGTGAGCGACTCGAAACGCAGGACAGAAACATTAATGATGTTAAGGATGCTCTCTCCCAACAGGCGATTGAGACCCCTTCTTGGGGTTACCAGAACTCTGGAACGCGTTTTAAAACCTTCCCTTGGCCGGGTGCAGCTCGCAATGCTGAGGAGAAGATTGATGATGCCTCAACAGTACATAAATTCACGGGTGTTGCACCTTCGGTAGCTCTGCACATTCCTTGGGATAAGGTTGACGACTACGACGCTTTAAAGCGTTACGCTACTGATCGCGGTATTCACCTTGGCGCAGTTAACCCAAATGTTTTCCAAGAGGAAGAATACCGTTTAGGTTCCCTTGGCCACCCCGACCCTACCGTCCGGAGACAAGCACTCGATCATCTACTCGAGTGTGTCGACATTATGGGTAGAACCAACTCTACTGACCTCAGTCTTTGGTTCGCTGACGGCACGAACTACGTAGGGCAAGACGACATTCGCCGTCGTAAGAACACGTTCCTTGAAGGACTAAGGTCTGTCTACGAGGCTCTCCCTGAGGGTAGTCGCATGCTAGTCGAATACAAATTCTTTGAGCCCGGCTTCTACCACACAGATATTGCTGATTGGGGTATGGCCTTCAGCATGTGTTTAAAGCTTGGCTCTAAAGCAGAGGTTCTTGTCGACATGGGTCATCACGCCCAGGGCACAAACATTGAGCACATAGTTTCATTTCTTTTAGATGAGGGGCGACTTGGGGGATTCCACTTTAATAACCGTAGGTATGCTGATGACGATTTAATCGTGGGAACCGTAAACCCGCTTGAACTGTTCTGCGTTTACCATGAGCTTGTAAAAGCAGAGCTCTCAGAGGAATCTACACTGCGCGAGCGAGCTAAACGCATTGCCTACATGATCGACCAGTGTCACAATGTTGAGGGTAAAGTTGGGGCAATGATGTGGAGCGTAATTAACTGCCAAACAGCTTATGCAAAAGCCTTACTCGTAGATCACGACAGCCTAAGGATGCATCAGACGGCAGGTAACGTCCTCGCAGCCCACCGCACCCTAATGGACGCCTTCGAGCTCGATGTTCGGCCATTACTTGCAGAGATTAGGGAGGAACAGGGGCGACATCCTGACCCTATGCAAGCGCTTAAAGAAAGCCGTTACGAAGAAATAATTGCCAAAGAACGAGGTAAGGACGGTTCGGGAAGTGGCTTCCCAACATAA